CAGGCCCCGTGCCAGCCGCGCCGCAGAGCCCGTGCCTGCCGCGCGGCCCGCCTCGGGGGATGCCCGCCGAGCGGGTCAGGCGTCGGCGCCGAGCGGGTCCGACTCCGGGCGCGGGGCGGGCACGTGCGGGGCGGCCTTACGCAGGTGGTCCAGCACGACCGGGTCGATCCGGCCGGGCACCAGGCGCTCCTCCAGGTTCTCCAGGCCGGCCCAGGAGAAGAGCGCCTCCTCCGGCCGCGCCGGGTCGACCGGGTGGCCGAGCGCCCCCAGCAGCGCGCCGACCTCGGCGGCGACCGCGCCCGTCAGGTCGAGCAGGGTGGCCGGGTCGGGCCGGCTGAAGAGCAGGGTGTGCACCGCGAGCAGCCGGCCCAGCTCGGTCACCGGATCGGGGTGGTCGTCGACCCGCAGGTCGACCAGCACGTCGCCCGTGCCGTCGTACCCGCCGCCGCGCTCGACCACCAGCAGCCCGGCGCTCTGCCGGCCGCGCCGGTCGCCGCCGGCCCGGTCCCCGGCGCGCAGCGCGGCCAGCAGCCGGTCGGGGAACGGCAGCGCCGTCCCGCCCAGCCAGGCGTCCCGGACCGCGTCGATCACCTGCGGGCCGACCAGGATGTTGCCCTGCGCCGCCCAGCCGTCCCCGGCCTGACCCCCGGCCCAGGGATGGCAGCTCGGCCCGGTCCAGGTGGCGCCGGCACCGGTGGCGGCGACCACCCCGAGCTGGCGGTGGTCCCGGTCCGGGTCGGCGGCGACCAGCCCGGCCACCACGTCGGCCGCCGCCACCCCGGTGCGCAGCAGCGTCAGCCCCTGCGGGCGGTAGGCGAGGTTGACGTGGGCCTGGGTGGCGAGCGCGCCGACCTCGGCCTCGGCGGCCGGCACCAGCGCGCCGGCGGCGAGGAACCGGCTGGCCACGACGACGCCGTGCCGGCGGCCGTCGTCGGAGCGGGCGACGAGCGAGAAGGTCACGCCTGGAGACTAGTTCCAGCGGAACAGGAACGCGGCGACGGTCGCACCGACGACCGCGGTGATCGCCAGGCCCGCCAGGTTCGACGCGTCGACCGGGGCCCCCGCCCAGGCGCTGGAGAGCGCCTCGACAGTGGCGCCGAACGGCAGCCACGAGGCGGCCCGGGCCACCGGCTCCGGCAGGGAGGCGGTGCCGCCGAACAACCCGCCGACGGCCCCGAGGGCGAAGAAGGCGATCAGGCCGATGGCGACCGCCGAATTCGGGGTGGGCGCGACCGAGGCGACGATCATGCCCAGCCCGTACATCGCGGCCACGGAGAGCCCGACCACGGCGAGCGCCATGCCGACGTCGGCCGGCGGCCGGGCGTCGAAGCCGACGACAGCGACGGCGTACGCCAGCCCGATCCCCGCCACCACCTGCGCCAGGCTCACCACCATCTGGGCGACGAGCACCATCGCCGGCGACGCCGGGGTGACCGCGAGCCGGCGCAGCACCCCGCTGCGGCGGTAGTAGGCCAGGAAACTCGGCATGTTCACGATGCCGATCGTGGCGAGGACGATGGTGAAGACCAGCGGAAGGACGAAGAGGTCCAGCGCCGAGCGCCCGCCGGCGACCTCCTGGTCACCGGCGGTGGCGGCATTCATGACCAGGATCAACAGCGGCAGCCCGATCGGTACGACCAGCCCGGCCGTGTCCCGGACGACCATCCTCGCCTCGCACCCGATCAGGGTCAGCCACGAGCCCGCCCCGGGCCGTCGTACGGTCACCTCGTTCATGCGTTCTCCTCCGTGACGAGTTCCTTGCCCGTGAGGCGGACGAACGCCTCCTCCAGGTCCGCGGCGCCGGCCCGGGCGACCAGCCCGGCCGGTGTGTCCAGGGCGACGATCCGGCCGGCGTCGAGCAGCACGACCCGGTCGCAGAGCCGTTGGACCTCGTCCATCGCGTGGCTGACCAGCAGCACGGTCTCGTCGCGCAGCCCCTCCACACCCGCCCAGATGCGCCTGCGGGCGCGGGGATCCAGCCCGGTGGTGAGTTCGTCGAGGATCACCACCCGCGGGCGGCCGACCAGGGCGAGAGCTATGGAGAGGCGCTGCTGCTGGCCGCCGGAGAGCTTCTCGAACCGCGTCCTGGCCTGCCCCCGCAGGTCGACCAGGTCGAGCAGTTCGTCGGCGGGCCGCGGGTCGGGGTAGAAGCTGCGGTAGAGGCCGAGCAGCTCACCGACGGTCAGCGCCGCGTGCAGCTCGGCCTTCTGCAACTGCACGCCGAGCAGCTGGCGTACGGCGGCGCGATCCCGGCGCGGGTCCCGGCCGAGCACCCGGACGCGCCCCCGGTCGGGGACGCGCAGGCCGGCGATCAGCTCGATCATCGTCGTCTTGCCGGCCCCGTTGGCGCCCAGGACACCCAGCACCTCACCGGGGGCCACCGTCAGGCTGACGTCGTCGACGGCGACGACGTCGCCGTACCGTTTGTGCAGGTTGACGACCTCGATGGCGGGTTGGTTCATGTCCCAATGCTGGTCGGCGCCACCCGTCCGCCGCCTGTGCCGAAGGTCAGCCCCGCCGGCCATGACTTTCGGCACCCGTGGCCCGCCGGCCGCGGCGGCTAGGGTGGCCGCATGCGTCGGCTGGGACTCGATGAGTGGTCCGGCCTGGTGATGCTCGTCGTGTGCGTGGGCGTCGGGTCGCCGGTGATGCTCGGCCTGGTCGAACCAGACATCCCGGCGCCGGTGTGGGTGGGGCTCTTC
Above is a genomic segment from Micromonospora sp. M71_S20 containing:
- a CDS encoding DUF1028 domain-containing protein gives rise to the protein MTFSLVARSDDGRRHGVVVASRFLAAGALVPAAEAEVGALATQAHVNLAYRPQGLTLLRTGVAAADVVAGLVAADPDRDHRQLGVVAATGAGATWTGPSCHPWAGGQAGDGWAAQGNILVGPQVIDAVRDAWLGGTALPFPDRLLAALRAGDRAGGDRRGRQSAGLLVVERGGGYDGTGDVLVDLRVDDHPDPVTELGRLLAVHTLLFSRPDPATLLDLTGAVAAEVGALLGALGHPVDPARPEEALFSWAGLENLEERLVPGRIDPVVLDHLRKAAPHVPAPRPESDPLGADA
- a CDS encoding ABC transporter permease, with protein sequence MNEVTVRRPGAGSWLTLIGCEARMVVRDTAGLVVPIGLPLLILVMNAATAGDQEVAGGRSALDLFVLPLVFTIVLATIGIVNMPSFLAYYRRSGVLRRLAVTPASPAMVLVAQMVVSLAQVVAGIGLAYAVAVVGFDARPPADVGMALAVVGLSVAAMYGLGMIVASVAPTPNSAVAIGLIAFFALGAVGGLFGGTASLPEPVARAASWLPFGATVEALSSAWAGAPVDASNLAGLAITAVVGATVAAFLFRWN
- a CDS encoding ABC transporter ATP-binding protein; the protein is MNQPAIEVVNLHKRYGDVVAVDDVSLTVAPGEVLGVLGANGAGKTTMIELIAGLRVPDRGRVRVLGRDPRRDRAAVRQLLGVQLQKAELHAALTVGELLGLYRSFYPDPRPADELLDLVDLRGQARTRFEKLSGGQQQRLSIALALVGRPRVVILDELTTGLDPRARRRIWAGVEGLRDETVLLVSHAMDEVQRLCDRVVLLDAGRIVALDTPAGLVARAGAADLEEAFVRLTGKELVTEENA